From Sphingopyxis sp. MWB1, a single genomic window includes:
- the tkt gene encoding transketolase, whose amino-acid sequence MTLPERQLANAIRALAMDAVQAANSGHPGMPMGMADVATVLYSDYLKFDAADPHWPDRDRFVLSAGHGSMLAYATLHLAGYARPTIDDIRGFRQISSPCAGHPENFELEGVETTTGPLGQGLATAVGMAIAERHLNALYGDDLVDHRTWVIAGDGCLMEGINHEAIGLAGHLQLGRMIVLWDDNKITIDGSTDLSTSEDVKARYAATGWHVESCDGHDPADIRRAIDAALADPRPSLIACRTIIGFGAPNKQGTSATHGAPLGGDEIAAARAELGWDAEPFVIPADVAQAWKGFGARGVKVHSEWKDRLSSSGKEKEFLDRMAGDVTPGAAFKSYLDSLVAEPPKVATRKASENALGALTADIDALIGGSADLTGSNNTKTSSTKPLTKEDYSGRYIYYGIREFGMAAAMNGMALHGGVIPYGGTFLVFADYCRAAIRLSALQKQRTVYVMTHDSIGLGEDGPTHQPIEHLQSLRAMPNLLVMRPADAVETAECWAIALAQKDRPSLLALTRQNLPPLRHDVSENLCAKGAYRMRAASAARKVVLVATGSEVSLALAVADKLEAAGQGADVVSMVSTELFDEQDAAYQADMLPRDALIVSIEAGTTFGWERYTGRDGLRFGIDSFGASAPIEDLFKHFGLTADDITPQILAKLGA is encoded by the coding sequence ATGACACTGCCCGAACGCCAGCTCGCCAACGCCATTCGCGCGCTTGCCATGGATGCCGTCCAGGCCGCGAACAGCGGGCATCCGGGGATGCCCATGGGCATGGCCGATGTCGCGACAGTGCTTTATTCCGACTATCTGAAATTTGACGCCGCCGACCCGCACTGGCCCGACCGCGACCGATTCGTCCTGTCGGCGGGCCATGGATCGATGCTCGCGTATGCGACGCTGCATCTTGCGGGATATGCGCGTCCCACCATCGACGATATTCGGGGTTTCCGCCAGATCAGCAGCCCCTGCGCGGGCCATCCGGAAAATTTCGAGCTGGAAGGTGTCGAGACGACGACCGGACCGCTGGGGCAGGGGCTGGCCACCGCGGTCGGCATGGCGATTGCCGAGCGTCATCTGAACGCGCTTTATGGCGACGATCTGGTCGATCACCGCACCTGGGTGATCGCGGGCGACGGATGCCTGATGGAAGGCATCAACCATGAGGCCATCGGGCTGGCGGGCCATTTGCAGCTGGGCCGGATGATCGTGCTTTGGGACGATAACAAGATCACCATCGACGGATCGACCGATTTGTCGACGAGCGAGGATGTGAAGGCCCGCTATGCCGCGACCGGCTGGCATGTCGAAAGCTGCGACGGGCATGACCCCGCCGATATTCGCCGCGCCATCGACGCCGCGCTCGCCGATCCGCGTCCCTCGCTGATCGCGTGCCGCACGATCATCGGCTTTGGTGCGCCGAACAAGCAGGGCACCTCGGCCACCCATGGCGCGCCGCTGGGCGGCGATGAAATTGCCGCTGCGCGTGCGGAGCTGGGTTGGGACGCCGAACCCTTTGTCATTCCCGCCGATGTGGCACAGGCCTGGAAAGGCTTTGGCGCGCGCGGGGTGAAAGTGCATAGCGAATGGAAGGATCGCCTTTCAAGCAGCGGAAAAGAAAAGGAATTTCTGGACCGCATGGCGGGCGACGTCACCCCCGGCGCGGCCTTTAAATCCTATCTCGACTCGCTGGTTGCCGAGCCGCCCAAGGTGGCGACGCGCAAGGCGTCCGAAAATGCGCTGGGCGCGCTGACGGCCGATATTGACGCGCTGATCGGGGGAAGCGCCGATCTGACGGGATCGAACAACACCAAAACATCGTCTACCAAGCCTTTGACAAAAGAGGATTATTCGGGTCGGTATATTTATTATGGCATCCGTGAATTCGGCATGGCGGCCGCGATGAATGGCATGGCGCTGCATGGCGGTGTCATTCCCTATGGCGGCACCTTCCTCGTCTTTGCCGATTATTGCCGTGCGGCGATCCGCCTGTCGGCGCTTCAGAAGCAGCGGACCGTCTATGTGATGACACATGACAGCATCGGCCTTGGCGAAGACGGGCCGACGCACCAGCCGATCGAGCATCTGCAGTCGCTGCGCGCCATGCCCAATCTGCTTGTCATGCGCCCCGCCGATGCGGTCGAGACCGCTGAATGCTGGGCGATTGCGCTGGCGCAAAAAGATCGCCCGTCGCTGCTGGCGCTGACCCGGCAGAATCTGCCGCCGCTGCGCCATGACGTCAGCGAAAATCTTTGCGCGAAAGGCGCTTACCGGATGCGCGCGGCTTCGGCGGCGCGCAAGGTCGTGCTGGTTGCGACCGGTTCGGAAGTGTCGCTCGCGCTGGCGGTGGCCGACAAGCTGGAGGCCGCAGGGCAGGGCGCCGATGTAGTGTCGATGGTTTCGACCGAGCTGTTTGACGAGCAGGACGCTGCCTATCAGGCCGATATGCTGCCGCGCGATGCGCTGATCGTTTCGATCGAGGCGGGCACGACCTTTGGCTGGGAACGCTATACCGGCCGCGATGGCCTGCGCTTCGGAATCGACAGCTTTGGTGCCTCGGCCCCGATCGAAGACCTATTCAAGCATTTCGGCCTGACCGCCGATGATATTACCCCACAAATCTTGGCAAAGCTGGGCGCCTGA
- the thiE gene encoding thiamine phosphate synthase has product MTIDALNICQLYLISPLDVGGDFPARLEEALAAAPVAAFQFRVKNVDQHEAARLAEPLQAICAAHDVAFIVNDDMALAKRIKADGVHLGQGDGDPKEARRLLGPDAQIGVTCHNSRHLAMDAGEAGADYVAFGAFFPTETKAVAHRAEPEILRWWQGLFELPCVAIGGITAENGGELVAAGADFLAVSGAVWKHPEGPAAGVRALAAILPGEGAEAG; this is encoded by the coding sequence ATGACCATAGATGCTTTGAATATTTGTCAACTTTATCTGATTTCGCCGCTGGATGTCGGCGGCGATTTCCCGGCCCGGCTGGAAGAGGCGCTGGCGGCGGCGCCCGTCGCGGCCTTTCAGTTTCGCGTCAAAAATGTCGATCAGCATGAAGCCGCACGGCTTGCCGAGCCCTTGCAGGCGATTTGCGCGGCCCATGACGTCGCCTTCATCGTCAATGACGATATGGCGCTCGCCAAGCGGATCAAGGCCGATGGCGTCCATCTGGGGCAGGGCGATGGCGACCCCAAAGAGGCGCGGCGCCTGCTGGGACCCGATGCCCAGATTGGCGTGACCTGTCACAACAGCCGCCATCTGGCGATGGACGCGGGCGAGGCGGGGGCCGATTATGTTGCGTTCGGGGCCTTTTTCCCGACCGAAACCAAGGCCGTCGCGCATCGCGCCGAACCGGAGATTCTGCGCTGGTGGCAAGGATTGTTCGAACTGCCCTGTGTCGCCATTGGCGGGATTACGGCCGAAAATGGCGGCGAACTGGTCGCAGCGGGCGCGGATTTCCTGGCCGTTTCAGGCGCGGTGTGGAAGCATCCCGAGGGGCCTGCTGCGGGCGTGCGGGCGCTCGCGGCGATTCTGCCGGGCGAGGGCGCTGAGGCGGGTTGA
- the gap gene encoding type I glyceraldehyde-3-phosphate dehydrogenase, translating into MAVKVAINGFGRIGRLVARAILERPDCGLELVSINDLADAKANALLFKRDSVHGPFPGDVSAEGDKMIVNGKEIRVTKERDPANLPHGELGIDIALECTGFFTDAESAGKHLGAGAKRVLISAPAKGVDLTVVYGVNHDKLTADHKIVSNASCTTNCLAPVAKVLNDALGIERGLMTTVHAYTNDQKILDQIHGDMRRARAAGMSMIPTTTGAARAVGEVLPELKGKLDGSAIRVPTPNVSLVDLTFTPKRDTTKEEVNKLLKDASEGALKGVLAFSDEPLVSIDYNHCPASSTIDSLETAVLEGKLVRVVSWYDNEWGFSNRMVDTAGVIAKLL; encoded by the coding sequence ATGGCAGTGAAAGTCGCGATCAACGGTTTTGGACGTATCGGCCGCCTGGTGGCCCGCGCCATTCTTGAACGCCCCGATTGCGGGCTGGAACTGGTCTCCATCAACGACCTTGCCGATGCCAAGGCCAATGCGCTGCTGTTCAAGCGCGACAGCGTCCATGGGCCTTTCCCCGGCGATGTGTCGGCCGAGGGCGACAAGATGATCGTCAATGGCAAGGAAATCCGCGTCACCAAGGAACGCGACCCCGCCAATCTGCCGCATGGCGAGCTGGGCATCGACATTGCGCTGGAGTGCACCGGCTTTTTCACCGATGCCGAAAGCGCGGGCAAGCATTTGGGCGCGGGCGCCAAGCGCGTGCTGATCTCGGCCCCGGCCAAGGGCGTGGACCTGACCGTTGTTTACGGTGTCAACCATGACAAGCTGACCGCCGATCACAAGATTGTGTCGAACGCGAGCTGCACCACCAACTGCCTTGCGCCTGTCGCCAAGGTGCTGAACGACGCGCTGGGAATCGAGCGCGGGCTGATGACCACGGTTCACGCCTATACCAATGACCAGAAGATCCTCGACCAGATCCATGGCGACATGCGCCGCGCGCGCGCCGCTGGCATGTCGATGATCCCGACCACCACGGGCGCGGCCCGCGCGGTGGGCGAGGTTCTGCCCGAACTCAAGGGCAAGCTCGACGGATCGGCGATCCGTGTGCCGACCCCCAATGTCAGCCTTGTTGACCTGACCTTCACGCCGAAGCGCGACACGACGAAGGAAGAGGTGAACAAGCTGCTGAAGGACGCGTCGGAAGGCGCGCTGAAGGGCGTTCTCGCTTTCTCGGACGAGCCGCTGGTGTCGATCGACTATAACCACTGCCCGGCGAGCTCGACCATCGACAGCCTCGAGACGGCGGTGCTCGAAGGCAAGCTGGTGCGCGTGGTAAGCTGGTATGACAATGAATGGGGTTTCTCGAACCGCATGGTCGATACCGCTGGCGTGATCGCCAAGCTGCTTTGA
- a CDS encoding 5-formyltetrahydrofolate cyclo-ligase — MTLSSPDMGSSDLTQQKQALRDRLRFRRRHFVAGLDGIARLAAFRALPDPVATLVKAHGVIGLYAPWQHEPDILPMFTGLTTTLPYHEARDEHMGFRLWKPGDPLAPGPWHTPQPAENAPSAQPGLIFCPLLGFDRHGGRLGQGGGHYDRYFAAHPDALRVGIAWAVQEVDSVPREATDMALDAILTEQEFIVMGDRI; from the coding sequence ATGACCCTATCTTCGCCCGATATGGGTTCTTCCGATCTGACACAGCAGAAACAGGCGCTGCGCGACCGCCTCCGCTTTCGCCGCCGCCATTTTGTGGCGGGTCTCGACGGCATCGCGCGCCTCGCCGCCTTTCGCGCCCTCCCCGATCCCGTCGCCACGCTGGTTAAGGCGCATGGGGTCATCGGCCTCTATGCGCCTTGGCAGCATGAACCCGATATACTGCCTATGTTTACAGGGTTAACAACGACCCTTCCCTATCATGAAGCACGCGATGAGCATATGGGTTTTCGCCTGTGGAAACCGGGCGACCCGCTGGCGCCGGGGCCGTGGCATACCCCGCAACCCGCAGAAAATGCGCCATCGGCGCAGCCGGGCCTTATCTTCTGCCCGCTCCTCGGCTTTGACCGCCACGGCGGGCGGCTGGGTCAGGGCGGCGGCCATTATGACCGCTATTTCGCCGCCCATCCCGACGCCTTGCGCGTCGGCATTGCCTGGGCGGTGCAGGAAGTTGACAGCGTTCCGCGCGAAGCCACCGACATGGCGCTCGACGCCATACTCACCGAACAGGAATTTATCGTCATGGGAGACAGGATTTGA
- a CDS encoding fructose bisphosphate aldolase, with protein sequence MTAKAEMLEQIKSGQGFIAALDQSGGSTPKALKGYGIGEDAFSNEEEMFALIHAMRSRIVTAPCFNGEKVIGAILFERTMDGEAGGKPVPELLWERGVVPFLKVDKGLEAEADGVQLMKPNPGLDELCARAVAKGVFGTKMRSVVNLANAAGVKAIVEQQFAEAARIAAHGLVPIIEPEINIKSPERDAADRLLLKEISVALDSWTGEPVMLKLSIPAEANLFAPLVDHPKVLRVVALSGGFSRQEACAELAKNRGMIASFSRALLEDLRASMNDEAFNQSLNGAIDEIHAASVA encoded by the coding sequence ATGACCGCCAAGGCCGAAATGCTGGAACAGATCAAGTCGGGACAGGGATTTATCGCCGCGCTGGACCAGAGCGGCGGATCGACGCCCAAGGCGCTGAAAGGCTATGGCATCGGAGAGGATGCTTTTTCGAATGAAGAGGAAATGTTCGCGCTGATTCATGCGATGCGTAGCCGCATCGTGACGGCCCCCTGCTTTAACGGCGAAAAGGTGATTGGCGCGATCCTGTTCGAGCGGACGATGGACGGCGAAGCGGGCGGCAAGCCCGTGCCCGAGCTGCTGTGGGAACGCGGCGTCGTGCCTTTTCTGAAGGTCGACAAGGGGCTGGAAGCCGAAGCCGATGGCGTGCAGCTGATGAAACCCAATCCGGGGCTCGACGAGCTGTGCGCGCGCGCCGTCGCCAAGGGCGTATTCGGCACGAAGATGCGGAGCGTCGTCAACCTGGCCAATGCGGCGGGCGTCAAGGCTATCGTCGAGCAGCAATTTGCCGAAGCCGCACGGATCGCAGCGCATGGGCTGGTTCCGATCATCGAGCCTGAGATCAATATCAAGAGCCCCGAACGCGATGCAGCCGACCGGCTGTTGCTGAAGGAAATCAGCGTGGCGCTCGATAGCTGGACCGGGGAGCCGGTGATGCTGAAACTCTCAATTCCTGCCGAAGCCAATTTGTTCGCGCCGCTGGTCGATCATCCCAAGGTGCTGCGCGTCGTGGCGCTGTCGGGCGGTTTTTCGCGGCAGGAAGCGTGCGCCGAACTCGCGAAGAATCGCGGGATGATCGCAAGCTTCAGCCGCGCGCTGCTCGAAGATCTGCGCGCGTCGATGAACGATGAGGCGTTCAACCAGTCGCTGAACGGCGCCATCGACGAGATTCACGCCGCTTCGGTCGCCTGA
- a CDS encoding cell division protein ZapA, which translates to MADVKLSIAGRTYDVHCADGEEQQLFRLAAMIDEKARSFGGGTEVRQLLFAALMLADEVQESGSGTTDAASEKLRGALTLAEEREAKANKKLEAARQEIGALRHALAEAASEKAYPAPNGNGRLHDRALLAIADRIETLATRIEQLP; encoded by the coding sequence GTGGCTGACGTCAAACTCAGCATCGCGGGACGCACCTATGACGTCCACTGCGCCGATGGCGAGGAACAGCAATTATTCCGTCTTGCCGCAATGATCGACGAAAAGGCACGAAGCTTTGGCGGCGGGACCGAGGTGCGCCAGCTTCTCTTCGCTGCCCTGATGCTCGCCGACGAAGTTCAGGAATCGGGATCGGGCACCACCGATGCCGCTTCGGAAAAATTGCGCGGCGCCCTGACGCTTGCCGAAGAGCGTGAAGCGAAAGCCAACAAGAAGCTGGAGGCTGCGCGCCAGGAAATTGGCGCGCTTCGGCACGCCCTGGCCGAGGCGGCTTCCGAAAAAGCCTATCCGGCCCCGAATGGCAATGGCCGCCTGCACGATCGCGCGCTGCTGGCCATCGCCGACCGCATCGAAACGCTCGCGACACGGATCGAACAGCTCCCCTGA
- a CDS encoding phosphoglycerate kinase — MAAFKSLDDMGDVSGKRVLVRVDLNVPMNEGAVSDATRLQAAVPTIRELSEKGAIVLLLAHFGRPKGAKNPTQSLSLVMGGLEDVLGHSVMFIPDCIGEGAKAGIAVLAPGDVAVLENTRFHPGEEKNDPAFADALAEIGDFYVNDAFSAAHRAHGSTEGIARRLPAFAGRAMEAELKALDAALGNPEQPVAAVVGGAKVSTKIDVLRNLVGKVDHLIIGGGMANTFLAARGVDVGKSLCEHDLVETVNAIFDSADAAGCTIHLPYDVVVAKEFAPNPPTRTVNVHEVAGDEMILDVGPAAVEALGDAIKNCRTLVWNGPLGAFETPPFDTATVALAKTAAALTREGSLTSVAGGGDTVAALNHAGVAADFTFVSTAGGAFLEWMEGKPLPGVDALKG, encoded by the coding sequence ATGGCGGCGTTTAAAAGCCTGGACGATATGGGCGATGTCAGCGGCAAGCGCGTGCTGGTCCGCGTTGACCTCAATGTCCCCATGAACGAAGGCGCGGTCAGCGATGCGACCCGCCTGCAGGCCGCCGTGCCGACGATCCGCGAATTGTCGGAAAAGGGCGCGATCGTCCTGCTCCTCGCCCATTTCGGGCGGCCCAAGGGCGCGAAAAATCCGACCCAGTCGCTGAGCCTGGTCATGGGCGGGCTCGAAGATGTGCTCGGTCATTCGGTGATGTTCATCCCCGATTGCATCGGTGAGGGCGCGAAGGCTGGCATCGCAGTGCTGGCGCCGGGGGATGTCGCGGTGCTGGAAAATACACGCTTTCATCCCGGTGAAGAGAAGAATGATCCCGCTTTTGCCGATGCGCTGGCAGAAATCGGCGATTTTTATGTGAATGACGCTTTTTCGGCGGCGCACCGCGCGCATGGCTCGACCGAAGGCATTGCGCGGCGTCTGCCCGCCTTTGCCGGGCGCGCGATGGAGGCGGAGTTGAAGGCGCTCGATGCGGCGCTGGGCAATCCCGAACAACCGGTCGCGGCGGTTGTGGGCGGCGCGAAGGTGTCGACGAAGATCGACGTGCTGCGTAATCTGGTGGGCAAGGTCGATCATCTGATCATCGGCGGCGGCATGGCAAATACGTTCTTGGCCGCGCGCGGGGTCGATGTGGGCAAATCGCTGTGCGAGCATGATCTGGTGGAAACCGTTAATGCGATTTTCGACAGCGCCGATGCGGCGGGCTGCACTATTCATCTGCCCTATGATGTGGTGGTCGCGAAAGAATTTGCGCCCAATCCGCCGACGCGGACGGTCAATGTGCATGAGGTCGCGGGCGACGAGATGATCCTCGATGTCGGTCCGGCGGCGGTCGAGGCGCTGGGCGATGCGATCAAGAATTGCCGCACGCTGGTGTGGAACGGCCCGCTCGGCGCTTTTGAAACGCCGCCCTTCGATACAGCGACGGTTGCGCTCGCCAAGACGGCGGCGGCGCTGACGCGCGAGGGATCGCTGACGTCGGTGGCCGGTGGCGGCGACACGGTGGCGGCGCTGAACCATGCCGGGGTTGCCGCAGATTTCACTTTTGTTTCAACGGCGGGCGGGGCTTTCCTCGAATGGATGGAAGGTAAGCCGCTGCCGGGCGTGGACGCCCTGAAAGGCTGA
- a CDS encoding O-methyltransferase: protein MEARWEAVDAYIGEHLLADDPGLTAVLANNGVHRLPPIDVSPAQGKLLYLLAQMAGARRILEVGTLGGYSTIWLARALPEDGRLITLEVDRRHAEVARENLDVAGVGDKVEILVGPAHDSLATMADDTGFDFIFIDADKQGNPHYMREAMRLGRSGATIIVDNVVRAGGLIEPDSDDPRILATRALFEQLKEEARIDATAVQTVGAKGWDGFLIARLR from the coding sequence ATGGAGGCGCGCTGGGAGGCGGTCGATGCCTATATCGGCGAGCATCTGCTCGCCGATGATCCCGGCCTGACCGCCGTGCTGGCGAATAATGGCGTGCACCGCCTGCCGCCGATCGATGTCTCACCCGCGCAGGGCAAGCTCCTCTATCTGCTGGCGCAGATGGCGGGGGCGCGGCGGATATTGGAAGTGGGAACGCTGGGCGGCTATTCGACCATCTGGCTGGCGCGCGCGCTGCCGGAGGACGGGCGGCTGATCACGCTGGAAGTGGACCGGCGCCACGCCGAGGTCGCGCGCGAAAATCTCGATGTGGCCGGAGTCGGTGACAAGGTGGAAATTCTTGTCGGGCCCGCGCACGACAGCCTTGCGACGATGGCCGATGACACGGGCTTTGATTTCATCTTTATCGACGCCGACAAACAGGGGAACCCCCATTATATGCGCGAGGCGATGCGGCTGGGGCGCAGCGGGGCGACGATCATTGTCGACAATGTCGTGCGCGCAGGCGGGCTGATCGAGCCCGATAGCGACGATCCGCGCATCCTCGCGACTCGCGCCTTGTTCGAGCAGTTGAAGGAAGAAGCCCGCATCGACGCGACCGCCGTGCAGACGGTCGGCGCCAAGGGCTGGGACGGATTTCTGATCGCGCGGCTGCGCTGA
- a CDS encoding DUF2842 domain-containing protein: MNDDPANPQPSWRKPAGMAMILLLILVWAVLIASLSRRVGDWPVLVQAIFYLIAGTIWIMPLKPLLRWMELGRWRG; encoded by the coding sequence TTGAACGACGACCCCGCCAACCCCCAGCCAAGCTGGCGCAAGCCCGCGGGCATGGCGATGATCCTGCTGCTCATCCTCGTCTGGGCGGTGCTCATCGCCAGCCTCTCGCGCCGGGTCGGCGACTGGCCGGTGCTCGTGCAAGCCATCTTCTACCTGATCGCCGGCACAATCTGGATCATGCCGCTCAAGCCGCTGCTGCGCTGGATGGAACTGGGCCGCTGGCGCGGCTGA